One Sphaerisporangium krabiense DNA segment encodes these proteins:
- a CDS encoding zinc-binding dehydrogenase: protein MFAVTCTATDPDNPLAGLTLGERPEPEVPDGWTTVAVRAAALNHHDVWTLKGVGIRQDRLPIVLGCDAAGVDEEGNEVIVHAVIGTPVNGDETLDPKRSLLSEIHDGTFADKVAVPRRNLVPKPAALSFEEAACLPTAWLTAYRMLFDKAGLQPGSTVLVQGAGGGVATALIALGRAGGYRVWVTSRSEEKRARAVELGADQAFPTGARLPERVDAVMETVGQATWDHSLKSLRPGGRVVVSGATSGAVPPADLNRVFFLQLSVVGSTMGTRDQLGRLATFLEQTGVRPIVDRVLPLTRAEEGFAAMEEGELFGKIVFTGTAGA, encoded by the coding sequence ATGTTCGCCGTAACGTGCACAGCCACCGACCCTGACAACCCTCTCGCCGGGCTCACCCTCGGCGAGCGTCCCGAGCCCGAGGTCCCCGACGGGTGGACCACGGTCGCCGTCAGGGCCGCGGCGCTCAACCACCACGACGTCTGGACGCTCAAGGGCGTCGGCATCCGCCAGGACCGCCTGCCCATCGTGCTCGGCTGCGACGCCGCCGGGGTGGACGAGGAGGGCAACGAGGTCATCGTCCACGCGGTGATCGGCACGCCGGTCAACGGGGACGAGACGCTGGACCCTAAGCGGTCGCTGCTCTCCGAGATCCACGACGGCACCTTCGCGGACAAGGTGGCGGTGCCGCGCCGCAACCTCGTGCCCAAGCCGGCGGCGCTGTCGTTCGAGGAGGCGGCCTGCCTGCCCACGGCGTGGCTGACCGCCTACCGGATGCTGTTCGACAAGGCGGGACTGCAGCCGGGATCCACCGTGCTGGTGCAGGGCGCGGGCGGCGGCGTGGCCACCGCGCTCATCGCGCTCGGCCGGGCCGGCGGCTACCGGGTCTGGGTCACGAGCCGCTCGGAGGAGAAGCGGGCGCGGGCCGTGGAGCTCGGCGCCGACCAGGCGTTCCCGACGGGGGCGCGGCTGCCCGAGCGTGTGGACGCCGTGATGGAGACCGTCGGCCAGGCCACCTGGGACCACTCGCTGAAGTCGCTGCGCCCCGGCGGGCGGGTCGTCGTCTCGGGCGCGACGAGCGGCGCGGTGCCCCCGGCCGACCTCAACCGGGTCTTCTTCCTCCAGCTCTCGGTGGTCGGCTCCACCATGGGGACGCGGGACCAGCTCGGACGGCTCGCCACGTTCCTGGAGCAGACCGGCGTGCGCCCGATCGTGGACCGCGTGCTGCCGCTGACGCGGGCGGAGGAGGGCTTCGCGGCGATGGAGGAGGGCGAGCTCTTCGGGAAGATCGTC